GATGCAATTCATGATACTGTTCATGAAATGTGTAAAGATGAAGCGCGCCATGGCTGTGCATTTAAGGGTTTATTAGATAGATATTTTAAATAAGGAGCGATATTAATATGGGAAAAATAGCATGTTCAGTAGATAAGTGTTCACATAATAAATGTGGATCTTGTTATGCTAATTTTGTTGAAATAGACGGAAGTAAAGCTCAAACTGATGCAGATACTTGTTGTACATCATATTTAAATCAAGATACCTACTCATCTTTGACAAACAGTTGTGGCAATGATTCTTCGGAATGTACTTGTTTAAATTGTCGAGTTGAAAGTTGTGAGTACAATGAGAATTGTTGTTGTCAT
This genomic interval from Selenobaculum gibii contains the following:
- a CDS encoding DUF1540 domain-containing protein — translated: MGKIACSVDKCSHNKCGSCYANFVEIDGSKAQTDADTCCTSYLNQDTYSSLTNSCGNDSSECTCLNCRVESCEYNENCCCHRDGITVGGKNAITHSETNCLSFEAK